Sequence from the Candidatus Paceibacterota bacterium genome:
ATTTATATCATAAGTGCCAAACTTACCAAACGAGACAAACTAGGCCTCCACACTACGGTCGAAGATACTTGTATAGAAATGCTCTCCCTTTCTATAGAAGCTGCATTCAAATCAAAGCTACAAAAGAAAACCGTACTTGAATTCTTGCGAGTAAGAACAGAGGTCCTCAAACACCTTGTTCGCACTGAAAATGAAATCCATATCCTAGA
This genomic interval carries:
- a CDS encoding four helix bundle protein, coding for IYIISAKLTKRDKLGLHTTVEDTCIEMLSLSIEAAFKSKLQKKTVLEFLRVRTEVLKHLVRTENEIHILDLKTYLRLSEQIVEISKMINGWITYITQKESL